A stretch of Arachis hypogaea cultivar Tifrunner chromosome 15, arahy.Tifrunner.gnm2.J5K5, whole genome shotgun sequence DNA encodes these proteins:
- the LOC112751422 gene encoding altered inheritance of mitochondria protein 32 isoform X1 gives MTLTLTHNISALFRVRNHFSLFAPIFSLNRNTHTLLPNTVAFMASADVDAKSGFTRPEMYKENLAGTVEAYDRHVFVCYKNHHSWPARLEASKDDPFLKGVGSAFKARKKDLSKTKITVCESREEAGLFDGDVLLFPEMIKYRRLDESNADSFFDDVLLGGKPWTAGVQDGLTGSHIFVCAHGSRDVRCGVCGPVLIEKLNEEIELRGLKEQISVLACSHIGGHKYAGNVIVFSPGPDEKITGHWYGYVTPNDVPALLDQHIAKGVVIQKLWRGQMGPATEVANGGDTETVKQNNVESNNLSSNVNVGGCCQGVNGVSCCQTANFEQNKGIEETTGAHKKQGSETCLKWPALQQHNIITAAGVLGALAAIAVAYRFYRRCSTLITKCSKKKKRVMLYGIMT, from the exons ATGACGCTAACTCTAACTCATAATATCTCTGCTCTTTTCAGAGTCCGCAACCATTTCTCACTTTTCGCTCCCATTTTCTCTCTTAACAGAAACACTCACACTCTTCTCCCAAACACCGTTGCGTTCATGGCTTCCGCCGACGTCGACGCCAAGAGCGGCTTCACGCGGCCGGAGATGTACAAGGAGAACCTTGCTGGCACCGTCGAAGCCTACGACCGCCACGTGTTTGTCTGctacaagaaccaccactcctgGCCCGCGCGTCTCGAGGCCTCCAAAGACGATCCGTTCTTGAAGGGCGTTGGATCGGCTTTTAAAGCTCGCAAGAAGGATCTCTCCAAG ACGAAGATCACAGTGTGCGAGTCGCGTGAGGAGGCTGGTTTATTCGACGGTGACGTGTTGCTTTTCCCGGAGATGATTAAATACAG GAGGTTGGATGAATCAAATGCTGATAGCTTTTTTGATGATGTTCTGCTGGGTGGCAAACCATGGACTGCTGGTGTGCAGGATGGGTTGACTGGTTCACATATTTTTGTATGTGCTCATGGAAGTCGTGATGTGAGATGTGGTGTTTGTGGACCAGTTCTCATCGAGAAGCTTAATGAGGAAATTGAACTCCGCGGGCTGAAGGAACAGATATCTGTTTTGGCTTGTTCTCATATTGGTGGCCACAAGTATGCTGGGAATGTAATTGTTTTCAGTCCAGGGCCAGATGAGAAAATCACGGGTCACTG GTATGGCTATGTTACTCCTAATGATGTGCCTGCACTGTTGGACCAACATATTGCAAAGGGAGTGGTCATACAAAAATTATGGAG GGGCCAAATGGGACCAGCTACTGAAGTTGCAAACGGAGGTGATACTGAGACTGTCAAGCAGAATAATGTTGAAAGTAACAATCTGAGCAGCAACGTAAATGTAGGTGGTTGTTGCCAGGGTGTTAATGGAGTTTCTTGCTGCCAAACTGCAAATTTTGAGCAAAACAAAGGGATTGAAGAAACCACTGGAGCACATAAAAAGCAGGGGAGCGAAACATGTTTGAAGTGGCCTGCCCTGCAGCAGCATAATATTATTACAGCTGCAGGTGTGCTTGGAGCTCTGGCAGCTATTGCTGTGGCGTACAGATTTTACCGAAG GTGCTCCACACTGATAACGAAatgttcaaaaaagaaaaaacgggTGATGCTGTACGGCATTATGACCTGA
- the LOC112751421 gene encoding protein kinase PVPK-1, giving the protein MESPANGVLESLSEVQNSVSVAQQHDPPSTSGTPCPTRPPLRPSRNHVHGPSPMPHSAGHHHSHGSKSIIHHQNTYVVNQKHSYLEGENADHEGLPSKSCIKQSFDDSKTCDSSVIFESDIDNSISGPSRRAVGNHSRSYCPSEVTFYASPQNSCYAATVYSEAKQSFTYTEISECGTSVDKSLESGIEVANSCDFNESRKTSICRASTGSDISDESSTSSLSSAMYKPHKANDKRWEAIQAIRARDGMLEMRHFRLLKKLGRGDIGSVYLAELSGTRTSFAMKIMNKTELANRKKLVRAQTEREILQSLDHPFLPTLYTHFETETFSCLVMEFCPGGDLHALRQRQPGKYFSEHAVRFYVAEVLLALEYLHMLGIIYRDLKPENVLVREDGHIMLSDFDLSLRCTVSPTLVKSSNSILETKTSGYCIQPSCAEPTCSMQPDCIQPACFSPRFLSSKSKKGKKYKPKNDMHHQVTPLPELIAEPTNARSMSFVGTHEYLAPEIIKGEGHGSAVDWWTFGIFLYELLFGRTPFKGSANRATLFNVVGQPLRFPESPTVSFAARDLIRGLLVKEPQHRLAYRRGATEIKQHPFFQNVNWALIRCANPPEVPRLVKPTPVEMDPGLNPSGNYLDIDFF; this is encoded by the exons ATGGAGTCACCTGCAAATGGAGTACTAGAGTCTTTATCAGAGGTTCAGAATTCAGTTTCTGTTGCACAGCAGCATGATCCTCCTTCTACATCCGGGACTCCCTGTCCTACGCGGCCTCCCTTAAGACCATCTCGGAATCATGTTCATGGGCCTTCTCCCATGCCCCATTCGGCCGGTCACCACCATAGTCACGGATCAAAGTCCATCATCCATCATCAAAATACCTATGTAGTTAATCAGAAGCATTCCTATTTGGAGGGTGAAAATGCGGACCATGAAGGATTGCCTTCGAAATCTTGCATCAAGCAATCATTTGATGATTCCAAGACTTGTGATTCAAGTGTCATATTCGAATCTGACATTGACAATTCCATCTCAGGTCCATCGAGACGAGCCGTTGGTAATCACAGCAGGAGTTACTGCCCATCAGAGGTTACTTTTTATGCAAGTCCTCAGAATAGTTGCTATGCTGCTACTGTCTATTCGGAAGCTAAACAAAGTTTCACCTATACTGAAATTAGTGAGTGTGGTACTAGTGTTGATAAGTCACTAGAAAGTGGCATTGAGGTTGCGAATTCCTGTGATTTTAATGAGAGTAGGAAGACCAGCATCTGCAGGGCGAGTACTGGGAGCGATATCAGCGATGAGAGCAGCACCAGTAGCTTGAGTAGTGCTATGTATAAACCACATAAGGCGAATGATAAACGGTGGGAAGCAATTCAGGCCATCCGAGCGCGCGATGGTATGTTGGAGATGAGACATTTCAGGTTGTTGAAGAAATTGGGACGCGGAGACATTGGAAGTGTGTATCTAGCTGAACTGAGCGGCACGAGGACTTCTTTTGCCATGAAAATAATGAACAAGACAGAGCTAGCGAATCGCAAGAAGCTTGTGAGGGCTCAGACTGAGAGAGAGATATTGCAGTCCTTAGATCATCCGTTTCTGCCCACATTGTATACACATTTTGAGACTGAGACATTCTCCTGCTTAGTAATGGAGTTCTGCCCCGGTGGAGACTTGCATGCACTCAGGCAAAGGCAACCCGGGAAGTATTTCTCGGAGCACGCTGTCAG GTTTTATGTGGCAGAAGTTCTCCTTGCTTTGGAGTATTTACATATGCTTGGGATCATCTACAGAGACCTTAAACCGGAGAACGTGTTGGTGAGGGAAGATGGTCATATAATGCTGTCGGATTTCGACCTCTCTCTAAGGTGCACGGTCAGTCCAACTCTTGTAAAGTCATCAAACTCTATCTTGGAGACGAAGACCTCAGGATACTGCATTCAGCCTTCTTGCGCCGAACCGACTTGTTCAATGCAGCCAGACTGCATCCAACCGGCATGCTTCTCGCCTCGATTTCTTTCCAGCAAAtccaagaaaggaaagaagtaCAAGCCAAAGAATGACATGCATCATCAGGTGACCCCTCTTCCGGAGCTTATTGCCGAGCCAACAAATGCCAGATCGATGTCCTTCGTTGGTACACACGAGTACTTGGCTCCTGAGATCATTAAGGGCGAAGGGCACGGCAGTGCTGTGGACTGGTGGACATTTGGGATATTCCTATACGAGCTCTTGTTTGGGCGAACACCCTTCAAGGGCTCGGCCAATCGAGCAACGCTGTTTAACGTTGTTGGCCAGCCCTTAAGGTTTCCAGAGTCTCCAACTGTCAGTTTTGCTGCCAGGGACTTGATTAGGGGCTTACTCGTGAAAGAGCCTCAGCATCGTCTTGCCTATAGACGTGGAGCCACCGAAATCAAACAGCATCCGTTCTTTCAGAATGTTAACTGGGCGCTGATCCGGTGCGCGAATCCTCCTGAGGTTCCACGACTCGTTAAACCAACCCCAGTTGAGATGGACCCTGGTTTGAACCCTTCTGGTAATTATTTAGACATTGATTTCTTTTGA
- the LOC112751422 gene encoding altered inheritance of mitochondria protein 32 isoform X2 — protein MTLTLTHNISALFRVRNHFSLFAPIFSLNRNTHTLLPNTVAFMASADVDAKSGFTRPEMYKENLAGTVEAYDRHVFVCYKNHHSWPARLEASKDDPFLKGVGSAFKARKKDLSKTKITVCESREEAGLFDGDVLLFPEMIKYRRLDESNADSFFDDVLLGGKPWTAGVQDGLTGSHIFVCAHGSRDVRCGVCGPVLIEKLNEEIELRGLKEQISVLACSHIGGHKYAGNVIVFSPGPDEKITGHWYGYVTPNDVPALLDQHIAKGVVIQKLWRGQMGPATEVANGGDTETVKQNNVESNNLSSNVNVGGCCQGVNGVSCCQTANFEQNKGIEETTGAHKKQGSETCLKWPALQQHNIITAAGVLGALAAIAVAYRFYRREGL, from the exons ATGACGCTAACTCTAACTCATAATATCTCTGCTCTTTTCAGAGTCCGCAACCATTTCTCACTTTTCGCTCCCATTTTCTCTCTTAACAGAAACACTCACACTCTTCTCCCAAACACCGTTGCGTTCATGGCTTCCGCCGACGTCGACGCCAAGAGCGGCTTCACGCGGCCGGAGATGTACAAGGAGAACCTTGCTGGCACCGTCGAAGCCTACGACCGCCACGTGTTTGTCTGctacaagaaccaccactcctgGCCCGCGCGTCTCGAGGCCTCCAAAGACGATCCGTTCTTGAAGGGCGTTGGATCGGCTTTTAAAGCTCGCAAGAAGGATCTCTCCAAG ACGAAGATCACAGTGTGCGAGTCGCGTGAGGAGGCTGGTTTATTCGACGGTGACGTGTTGCTTTTCCCGGAGATGATTAAATACAG GAGGTTGGATGAATCAAATGCTGATAGCTTTTTTGATGATGTTCTGCTGGGTGGCAAACCATGGACTGCTGGTGTGCAGGATGGGTTGACTGGTTCACATATTTTTGTATGTGCTCATGGAAGTCGTGATGTGAGATGTGGTGTTTGTGGACCAGTTCTCATCGAGAAGCTTAATGAGGAAATTGAACTCCGCGGGCTGAAGGAACAGATATCTGTTTTGGCTTGTTCTCATATTGGTGGCCACAAGTATGCTGGGAATGTAATTGTTTTCAGTCCAGGGCCAGATGAGAAAATCACGGGTCACTG GTATGGCTATGTTACTCCTAATGATGTGCCTGCACTGTTGGACCAACATATTGCAAAGGGAGTGGTCATACAAAAATTATGGAG GGGCCAAATGGGACCAGCTACTGAAGTTGCAAACGGAGGTGATACTGAGACTGTCAAGCAGAATAATGTTGAAAGTAACAATCTGAGCAGCAACGTAAATGTAGGTGGTTGTTGCCAGGGTGTTAATGGAGTTTCTTGCTGCCAAACTGCAAATTTTGAGCAAAACAAAGGGATTGAAGAAACCACTGGAGCACATAAAAAGCAGGGGAGCGAAACATGTTTGAAGTGGCCTGCCCTGCAGCAGCATAATATTATTACAGCTGCAGGTGTGCTTGGAGCTCTGGCAGCTATTGCTGTGGCGTACAGATTTTACCGAAG AGAGGGTTTATAA
- the LOC140179023 gene encoding uncharacterized protein has product MEKVVVENLWNGDRDAQIQAAMELSRFSSKQRHKLGESGVLVPLVSMLHSEDYEAIEASLCALLSLAFGSERNKRRIIKCGALPVLLNHLHSQSQTVVQLTVAAMLTLSSCKANKVAIASSGALQHLAEFVNSGDIQLQLDVVATIHNLSTCEEIVPLIIASGIILSLLELVHNSVKSSPLGEKAIGLLENIVSSSESALCEAASVGGAIRILVETIEDGSSLGKEHAVGILFLICQSCREKYRGLILREGVMPGLLQLSIDGTRRAKNMARELLLLLRDYSDYSSRQKQMNHELIERIMEEIDADGEKLADAKLRLVEEMIAKLNT; this is encoded by the exons ATGGAGAAAGTGGTTGTGGAAAACCTTTGGAATGGTGACAGAGATGCACAAATTCAAGCAGCTATGGAGCTAAGCAGATTTAGTAGTAAGCAAAGGCACAAGTTGGGAGAAAGTGGAGTCTTGGTTCCTCTGGTTTCCATGCTTCATTCTGAAGACTATGAAGCCATTGAAGCTTCTCTCTGTGCTCTACTCAGTCTTGCATTCGGCAGCGAACG AAACAAGAGAAGGATCATCAAGTGTGGAGCTTTGCCAGTTCTGCTGAATCACCTTCACTCTCAAAGCCAAACAGTGGTGCAATTGACAGTAGCAGCCATGCTAACCCTCTCATCCTGCAAGGCAAATAAGGTTGCAATTGCTTCATCCGGTGCTCTACAACACTTGGCTGAATTTGTAAATAGCGGTGACATTCAGTTACAGCTTGATGTTGTGGCCACAATCCACAACCTCTCAACCTGCGAAGAGATTGTTCCATTAATCATTGCTTCTGGCATTATACTTTCATTGCTTGAACTGGTCCACAACTCTGTGAAATCATCTCCGCTGGGTGAAAAGGCGATTGGTTTGCTCGAAAATATTGTCTCTTCATCGGAGAGTGCACTTTGTGAGGCTGCTAGTGTTGGTGGGGCAATTCGGATACTGGTCGAGACTATTGAAGATGGATCATCACTAGGGAAAGAGCATGCAGTTGGTATACTTTTCCTTATATGCCAAAGTTGCAGAGAGAAATACAGAGGTTTGATTCTGAGAGAGGGAGTGATGCCAGGACTGCTTCAGTTAAGCATAGATGGAACGCGGAGAGCCAAGAACATGGCTCGAGAACTGTTGTTGCTTCTGAGAGATTACTCCGATTATAGTTCAAGACAAAAACAAATGAATCATGAGCTCATAGAGCGGATCATGGAAGAAATTGATGCAGATGGAGAGAAATTGGCTGATGCTAAGCTGCGGTTAGTGGAGGAGATGATTGCAAAGCTGAACACATAA
- the LOC112749279 gene encoding alkane hydroxylase MAH1-like — translation MAMFFYPAIITIIASILYLVHHGRRRRCKTPLSNDWPILGMLPQLLWNFFQIHDFLAHTINKQGGTAEFMGPWFTKMNYLVTRDPMNAHHILSKRFEDYVKGADFREVFAAFGDGIVAADSEKWKDMRSLFHSLFKHKSFEVLLEKTIQKKLQNSLLPILSNLCEETTVDLQDLFCRFTFDNISSLGLGFDPNSLSIEFPVVEAKKAFDQIQECILYRHGVPRSVWKLQEWLQIGEEKKMAKACRVFDNFLCTLIASKLEELSERETNNNHQVDESVLHQFDSLLEVVTRDEARRDEKFLRDSAFNLFVAGKDTIASALTWFFWLVATHPLVEAKILEEIREVFGANDGEQYRILGMVDAKKLVYLHGALCEVLRLFPPIPLERKQPMKADVLPSGHHVDSDTNIIFSFYAMGRSEEIWGKDCLEFKPERWISEKGGIIHVPSYKFISFNAGPRTCLGKDMSFIQMKMVTSAILRHYCVHLVEDHPRVIPSLSIALLMKNGLKVKITKRENIDSFK, via the coding sequence atGGCCATGTTTTTCTATCCAGCCATAATAACAATAATTGCATCAATCCTATACCTTGTTCATCACGGCAGAAGACGGCGTTGCAAAACTCCACTCTCCAACGATTGGCCAATCCTTGGCATGTTACCGCAACTTCTTTGGAACTTCTTCCAAATCCATGACTTCTTGGCGCACACCATCAACAAACAAGGCGGTACTGCGGAGTTCATGGGACCTTGGTTTACCAAAATGAACTATTTGGTAACTAGAGATCCCATGAACGCGCACCATATACTAAGCAAAAGGTTCGAAGATTATGTAAAAGGGGCCGATTTTCGCGAGGTTTTCGCCGCTTTTGGCGACGGTATTGTCGCCGCGGATTCAGAAAAATGGAAGGACATGAGGTCTTTGTTCCATTCTTTGTTCAAACACAAAAGCTTCGAGGTTTTGTTAGAGAAAACTATTCAGAAGAAACTTCAAAATAGCTTGCTTCCGATATTATCAAATCTTTGTGAAGAGACTACGGTGGACCTGCAAGATCTCTTTTGTAGATTCACATTTGATAATATAAGCtcgttagggttagggtttgatcCCAATTCCCTTTCAATTGAATTCCCTGTTGTTGAAGCTAAGAAGGCTTTCGACCAAATCCAAGAATGCATTCTTTACCGACACGGAGTGCCGAGAAGTGTTTGGAAGCTTCAAGAATGGCTTCAAATCGGCGAAGAGAAGAAGATGGCGAAAGCATGCAGAGTTTTTGACAATTTTCTATGCACTCTTATAGCATCTAAGCTTGAAGAACTAAGCGAAAGAGAAACTAATAATAATCATCAAGTTGATGAAAGTGTTCTTCATCAATTTGATAGCTTGCTTGAGGTGGTTACAAGAGACGAAGCGCGACGCGACGAAAAGTTCTTAAGAGATTCAGCATTCAATCTTTTTGTAGCCGGAAAAGATACAATTGCTTCGGCTCTTACCTGGTTCTTTTGGCTCGTCGCTACGCATCCGTTAGTGGAAGCTAAGATTCTTGAAGAAATTCGAGAAGTTTTTGGCGCTAATGACGGAGAACAGTACAGAATTTTAGGCATGGTGGATGCCAAGAAGCTAGTTTATCTCCACGGCGCTTTGTGTGAAGTTTTAAGACTTTTCCCTCCAATACCTCTGGAGCGCAAGCAGCCTATGAAAGCTGATGTGCTTCCAAGTGGACATCATGTGGATTCGGatacaaatattatattttcttTCTACGCAATGGGGAGAAGTGAAGAAATTTGGGGGAAGGATTGCTTGGAGTTCAAGCCAGAGAGATGGATATCTGAAAAAGGAGGAATAATTCATGTGCCTTCTTACAAGTTTATTAGTTTTAATGCAGGACCAAGGACTTGTTTGGGTAAGGATATGTCTTTCATTCAAATGAAGATGGTTACATCTGCTATTTTGCGCCACTATTGTGTACATTTGGTGGAGGATCATCCTCGAGTTATCCCAAGCCTTTCAATTGCGCTTCTAATGAAGAATGGTTTGAAGGTTAAGATAACAAAAAGAGAAAACATTGATTCATTTAAATAg